In the genome of Vicia villosa cultivar HV-30 ecotype Madison, WI linkage group LG7, Vvil1.0, whole genome shotgun sequence, one region contains:
- the LOC131617002 gene encoding uncharacterized protein LOC131617002 produces MYLRDKQIIDQLEGKDVAIGSEVTFPILEATTQSDMKLESIGEDVSLDNLQPQTEGEISSGAIPDPVTSFGNVKRMPPEDAVESPLQTLGEGDLSSTKVKKVAKRGKKSAT; encoded by the exons ATGTATCTCCGGGACAAACAAATAATTGATCAACTTGAAGGAAAAGATGTTGCCATTGGTTCTGAAGTG ACTTTTCCCATCCTTGAGGCCACTACTCAATCGGATATG AAATTGGAGAGCATTGGCGAGGATGTTTCGTTGGATAATTTACAACCTCAAAC GGAAGGAGAAATCTCCTCTGGAGCTATTCCAGATCCGGTCACATCTTTCGGAAATGTCAAGAGGATGCCTCCCGAAGACGCGGTTGAATCACCGTTGCAAACTCTCGGCGAAGGTGACCTATCATCAACTAAGGTCAAGAAGGTGGCCAAGCGTGGCAAAAAATCTGCAACTTAA